In a single window of the Lates calcarifer isolate ASB-BC8 linkage group LG1, TLL_Latcal_v3, whole genome shotgun sequence genome:
- the LOC108886909 gene encoding olfactory receptor 11H6-like, with amino-acid sequence MNNVSLVNIFILTGFNGMINHRVTLFSLTLLYYCLILFFNISLIIIIILDENLHEPMYVLLCSFCINGLYGTTGFYPKFLFDLLSSSQEISYEGCLLQAFIMYSFACCDLSILAVMAYDRYLAICRPLHYHSFMSKRRLSQLVCFSWLTPLCIFSINVLLTSRLKLCALHIKKLFCANWIIVKLSCPEADTFSNTVVAYITIIVYLSHGFFIIWTYMHLIRTCVTSKDDRVKFMQTCVPHLVSLATFIFVIISDLMYMRFGSTDLPQSLQNFIAIEFLLIPPLMNPLIYGFKLTKIRNRILCLVQDGRN; translated from the coding sequence ATGAATAATGTTTCTTTAGtaaacattttcattctgaCAGGGTTTAATGGGATGATTAATCACAGAGTAACACTTTTCTCACTTACTTTACTGTAttactgtttgattttgtttttcaatatCTCtctcatcattatcattatcttaGATGAAAACCTTCATGAGCCTATGTACGTCTTATTGTGCAGTTTTTGCATTAATGGCCTTTATGGGACCACAGGTTTCTACCCTAAATTTCTTTTTGATCTACTGTCGTCTTCTCAAGAGATCTCCTATGAAGGATGTCTTTTACAGGCTTTTATCATGTACTCATTTGCTTGCTGTGACTTGTCCATTCTAGCAGTTATGGCCTATGACAGGTATCTGGCTATATGTCGACCACTGCACTACCACTCTTTCATGTCTAAGAGGAGGCTCTCTCAGCTGGTGTGTTTCTCCTGGCTCACACCTCTCTGCATTTTCTCCATTAATGTTCTGCTCACGTCAAGACTAAAGTTATGTGCTTTACATATTAAGAAGCTTTTTTGTGCAAACTGGATAATTGTTAAGCTTTCTTGCCCTGAAGCTGACACCTTTTCAAACACTGTCGTAGCATATATTACAATTATCGTCTATCTGTCTCATGGCTTTTTCATAATTTGGACTTACATGCATCTTATTAGAACCTGTGTGACATCCAAAGATGACAGGGTCAAGTTTATGCAGACATGTGTGCCTCATTTAGTTTCTTTagctacatttatttttgtaataatttcTGATTTAATGTACATGCGATTTGGCTCCACAGATTTACCTCAGAGCCTTCAAAACTTCATCGCTATAGAATTTCTCCTCATTCCTCCACTTATGAATCCTCTGATATATGGATTTAAACTGACCAAAATACGAAACAGAATTCTGTGTTTAGTTCAGGATGGAAGAAACTAA
- the LOC108886911 gene encoding LOW QUALITY PROTEIN: olfactory receptor 13F1-like (The sequence of the model RefSeq protein was modified relative to this genomic sequence to represent the inferred CDS: inserted 1 base in 1 codon; deleted 1 base in 1 codon) produces MFVNIGSYRYPAFVVCLLLFSIIISANLVLILVISLERTLHEPMYIFIAFLSFNSLYGSSGFFPRFLMDLLSDTHLISRPACFTQVYVIYTYAFYEMTILSIMAYDRYVAVCDPLHYHNKVTLKXVCRLAAFAWICPAFSVAVCLYLTIRLPLCGNKLVKVYCAIWNIAKISCVTTFVNNIVGLFVTAITVILPLIYVLYTYFQIMVVCRKSSSEFKSKVFQTCLPHTISFVSYSVTIFCDIALSRFDVEKLNPVFAVILSLKFVTIPPLLNPLVYGLKLPEIRRHIFRMLSCLKTFS; encoded by the exons ATGTTTGTGAACATAGGGTCTTACCGTTATCCAGCCTTTGTTGTGTGCCTCCTGTTGTTTTCCATTATTATCTCTGCTAATCTTGTTTTAATACTGGTGATATCACTGGAGAGGACACTTCATGAGCCCATGTAcatatttattgcatttttgtCTTTCAACTCTCTCTATGGCTCCTCTGGTTTTTTCCCCAGATTCCTCATGGACCTTCTGTCTGATACTCATTTAATCTCACGTCCAGCTTGTTTCACTCAGGTCTATGTTATTTACACTTATGCTTTC TACGAAATGACCATTCTGAGCATTATGGCGTATGACAGATATGTTGCTGTATGTGACCCTTTACACTATCACAACAAGGTGACCCTAA CAGTCTGCAGGCTGGCAGCCTTTGCTTGGATCTGTCCAGCCTTTTCTGTTGCAGTATGCCTTTATTTGACCATCAGGCTTCCTTTGTGTGGCAACAAGCTTGTTAAGGTATACTGTGCCATCTGGAATATTGCTAAAATTTCATGTGTTACCACTTTTGTCAACAATATTGTCGGCTTGTTTGTAACTGCAATCACAGTCATCCTGCCCCTGATCTATGTTTTGTATACTTACTTTCAAATTATGGTTGTGTGCAGGAAAAGCTCATCTGAATTCAAGAGCAAAGTTTTCCAAACCTGCTTACCACATACTATTTCATTTGTCAGTTATTCTGTCACTATTTTTTGTGATATTGCCTTAAGTCGTTTTGATGTTGAAAAGCTAAACCCAGtttttgctgtcattttatCATTGAAGTTCGTCACGATTCCTCCACTTCTGAACCCTCTTGTGTATGGCTTGAAGTTACCAGAAATTAGAAGACACATTTTCAGGATGCTGtcatgtttaaaaacattttcttaa
- the agpat3 gene encoding 1-acyl-sn-glycerol-3-phosphate acyltransferase gamma codes for MLLEWWSGTECTLYTDQATVDKFGKEHVIVILNHNFEIDFLCGWTMCERFGVLGSSKVLAKHELLKVPLIGWTWYFLEIVFCKRKWEEDRKTVFKGLSRLKDYPEYMWFLLYCEGTRFTEQKHQISMQVAESKGLPKLKYHLLPRTKGFTTTLQCLKGTVTAVYDVTLNFKDNQTPTLLGIVNGKKYKADMSVRRFPVEDIPDDEKECASWLHKLYQEKDALQELYNKEGKFPGPTVIPSRRPWTLLNFLFWATLLLSPLINFACGVAVSGSPLLIIGFIIFLIIASIAIRRLIGVTEVKKTGSSYGNQEAKKQN; via the exons ATGCTGCTGGAGTGGTGGTCGGGCACAGAATGCACCCTATACACCGACCAGGCTACGGTGGACAAGTTTGGCAAAGAGCATGTCATCGTTATCCTCAACCACAATTTCGAAATCGACTTCCTCTGTGGCTGGACCATGTGTGAAAGATTTGGCGTCTTAGGG AGTTCAAAAGTTCTAGCCAAACATGAGCTGCTGAAGGttcctctgattggctggaccTGGTACTTCCTAGAAATAGTCTTCTGCAAAAGAAAGTGGGAGGAAGACCGAAAGACTGTCTTCAAAGGACTGAGCAGGCTCAAAGACTACCCTGAGTATATGTGG TTTCTTCTGTATTGCGAGGGCACCCGCTTCACAGAGCAGAAGCACCAAATCAGTATGCAGGTTGCAGAGAGTAAAGGCCTACCCAAGCTCAAATACCACCTACTACCCCGAACCAAAGGATTCACCACAACACTGCAGTGTCTTAAGGGCACAG TAACTGCTGTGTATGATGTGACTCTCAACTTCAAAGACAACCAAACTCCCACCCTGCTGGGCATCGTCAACGGAAAGAAATACAAGGCTGACATGAGCGTAAG GCGGTTCCCTGTGGAGGACATACCAGATGATGAAAAGGAGTGCGCCAGCTGGCTGCACAAGCTCTACCAGGAGAAG GATGCTTTACAGGAACTCTACAACAAGGAAGGCAAATTCCCCGGACCCACAGTAATCCCAAGTCGCCGACCATGGACGCTGCTGAACTTCCTGTTTTGGGCCACCCTGCTGCTCTCTCCCCTGATCAACTTTGCTTGTGGTGTGGCCGTCAGTGGCTCCCCTCTCCTCATCATTGGCTTCATCATATTCCTCATCATAG CCTCCATAGCTATCCGCCGCCTCATAGGGGTCACCGAAGTGAAGAAAACAGGCTCCAGTTACGGAAACCAAGAGGCcaagaaacaaaactaa
- the LOC108886914 gene encoding olfactory receptor 142-like, whose amino-acid sequence MLTLDRQDFRIVTICSLIMDNVSVVRIFTLSGINETMNYRGTIFSLTLLYYCLILFFNISLIIIIILDENLHEPMYVLLCSFCINGLYGTTGFYPKFLFDLLSSSQEISYEGCLLQAFIMYSFACCDLSILAVMAYDRYLAICRPLHYHSFMSKRRLSQLVCFSWLTPLCIFSISIILTSGLKLCGSKIQKLFCVNWIIVKLACPEADTIPNNIVSYATIIIYVSHGFFIIWTYMHLIRTCVTSKDDRVKFMQTCVPHLVSLVTFLFVIVFDLMYMRFGSTDLPQSLQNFIAIEFLLIPPLMNPLIYGFKLTKIRNRILCLLHVLRK is encoded by the coding sequence ATGTTAACACTAGACAGACAGGATTTTAGGATTGTGACAATTTGttctctgatcatggacaatgtttcTGTTGTAAGAATTTTCACCCTCTCAGGgataaatgaaacaatgaattACAGAGGTACTATCTTCTCACTTACTTTACTGTAttactgtttgattttgtttttcaatatCTCtctcatcattatcattatcttaGATGAAAACCTTCATGAGCCTATGTACGTCTTATTGTGCAGTTTTTGCATTAATGGCCTTTATGGGACCACAGGTTTCTACCCTAAATTTCTTTTTGATCTACTGTCGTCTTCTCAAGAGATCTCCTATGAAGGATGTCTTTTACAGGCTTTTATCATGTACTCATTTGCTTGCTGTGACTTGTCCATTCTAGCAGTTATGGCCTATGACAGGTATCTGGCTATATGTCGACCACTGCACTACCACTCTTTCATGTCTAAGAGGAGGCTCTCTCAGCTGGTGTGTTTTTCCTGGCTCACACCTCTCTGCATTTTCTCCATCAGTATTATACTGACATCCGGACTGAAGTTATGTGGTTCGAAAATTCAGAAGCTCTTTTGCGTGAACTGGATAATTGTTAAACTTGCTTGCCCTGAAGCTGACACCATTCCAAACAATATTGTTTCATATGCAACAATTATCATCTATGTGTCTCATGGCTTTTTCATAATTTGGACTTACATGCATCTTATTAGAACCTGTGTGACATCCAAAGATGACAGGGTCAAGTTTATGCAGACATGTGTGCCTCATTTAGTTTCTTTAGTTACATTCCTTTTTGTAATAGTTTTTGATTTAATGTACATGCGATTTGGCTCCACAGATTTACCTCAGAGCCTTCAAAACTTCATCGCTATAGAATTTCTCCTCATTCCTCCACTTATGAATCCTCTGATATATGGATTTAAACTGACCAAAATACGAAACAGAATTTTGTGTTTGCTTCATGTTTTGAGAAAATGA
- the LOC108886912 gene encoding olfactory receptor 6N1-like, which produces MENNTVSFYFNLTMFVKIGHYHYPAFVFCLLLYSFIVSANFVIILVILRERTLHEPMYMFIALLSVNSLYGSAGFFPRFLMDLLSDSHLISRPACFTQIYVIYTYASYELTILSIMAYDRYVAVCHPLHYHRKMTSKMVFNLAAVAWVFPAFGLIACISLSARLPLCGNEIQKVFCANWNVVKLSCVTTVANNIVGMLLTIATVFLPLFYVLYTYLRIVIVCWKKSAEFKGKVLQSCLPHMVSFVIYSITGFCDIALSRYDVQDINPFVAVILSLEFVVIPPVLNPLVYGLKLPEIRRHILRMLPSYKQ; this is translated from the coding sequence ATGGAAAACAACACTGTTTCCTTTTACTTTAACCTCACTATGTTTGTGAAAATTGGACACTACCACTATCCAGCCTTTGTCTTTTGCCTTCTGCTCTACAGCTTTATTGTCTCTGCTAATTTTGTCATAATACTGGTGATATTGCGAGAAAGAACGCTGCATGAGCCCATGTATATGTTTATTGCTTTGTTATCTGTCAACTCTCTGTATGGTTCTGCTGGTTTCTTCCCCAGATTCCTCATGGACCTTTTGTCTGATTCTCACTTGATCTCACGTCCAGCTTGTTTCACTCAGATCTATGTTATTTACACATATGCTTCCTATGAACTGACTATCCTCAGTATTATGGCTTATGATAGATATGTTGCTGTTTGTCATCCTTTACACTATCACAGAAAGATGACCTCTAAAATGGTTTTTAACTTGGCAGCAGTGGCTTGGGTTTTTCCAGCCTTTGGTCTTATAGCATGcatttctctgtctgccagGCTTCCTTTGTGTGGTAATGAGAtacaaaaagtgttttgtgCCAACTGGAATGTTGTAAAATTATCATGTGTCACCACTGTGGCCAACAATATTGTAGGTATGCTTTTGACCATAGCAACAgtttttcttccccttttttaTGTGCTGTACACCTATTTGCGAATTGTAATAGTTTGCTGGAAGAAATCAGCAGAATTCAAAGGGAAAGTATTACAGAGCTGTCTGCCAcacatggtttcatttgttATTTACTCCATCACAGGATTTTGTGATATTGCCTTGAGCCGGTATGATGTTCAAGATATCAACCCATTTGTGGCTGTAATTTTATCACTGGAGTTTGTTGTCATTCCTCCAGTTCTGAATCCTCTTGTGTACGGGCTCAAGTTACCAGAAATCAGAAGACACATTTTAAGGATGTTACCAAGTTATAAGCAATAA
- the LOC108886910 gene encoding olfactory receptor 52E8-like: MMDNVSVITMFTLAGLNGTANYRVTLFALTLLCYCVIWLVNVTIIMTIIVDKNLHEPMYIFLCNLCINGLYGTAGFYPKFLSDLLSSTHVISHAGCLLQGFVLHSSACADFSLLVLMAFDRYVAVCRPLVYHSVMTKEKISVCLFFAWLLPICLVLMSTITTSTSRLCGSHIPKIYCINFLIGKLACSASIASIIIPAFNYTFYFFHVIFIVWSYMHLIRKCIFSSENRSKFMQTCLPHLLCLIIVVVCLLFDLLYIRFGSKELPQGVQNFMAIEFLLIPPLINPIIYGFKLTQIRNRIMQLLCAKDKHRFSSGKN; encoded by the coding sequence ATGATGGATAATGTTTCAGTAATTACTATGTTTACTCTTGCAGGGTTAAATGGCACAGCAAACTACAGAGTCACTCTTTTTGCTCTCACTttattgtgttactgtgtgatttGGCTGGTAAATGTGACCATTATTATGACAATCATTGTGGATAAAAACCTTCATGAACCCATGTACATCTTCCTATGTAATCTGTGCATCAATGGACTCTATGGGACAGCAGGTTTTTATCCAAAATTCCTCAGTGATCTTTTATCTTCCACTCATGTTATCTCTCATGCTGGATGTCTTCTGCAGGGTTTTGTGTTGCACTCTTCAGCTTGTGCTGATTTCTCTCTTCTAGTACTAATGGCCTTTGACAGATATGTGGCTGTATGTCGACCTCTGGTATACCACTCTGTAATGACTAAGGAAAAaattagtgtgtgtctgttttttgctTGGCTTTTACCAATTTGTTTGGTGTTAATGAGTacaataacaacatcaacatcaagaTTATGTGGCTCACATATACCAAAAATCTACTGTATTAATTTTTTGATTGGTAAATTAGCTTGTTCTGCCTCAATAGCAAGTATCATTATTCCAGCTTTTAattatactttttatttttttcatgttatttttattgtttggtCTTATATGCATCTaatcagaaaatgtattttttccagTGAGAATAGAAGTAAGTTTATGCAAACGTGTCTACcacatttattgtgtttaattattgttgttgtgtgtttgctttttgatTTGTTGTACATACGATTTGGCTCAAAAGAGTTACCACAAGGAGTCCAGAATTTTATGGCGATAGAATTTCTCCTTATTCCTCCACTCATAAATCCGATCATATATGGTTTCAAACTGACACAAATAAGAAACAGAATTATGCAACTTTTGTGTGCTAAAGATAAACATAGGTTTTCCAGTGGGAAGAACTAA